One region of Cystobacter ferrugineus genomic DNA includes:
- a CDS encoding MFS transporter, with amino-acid sequence MIESEAVAPATTEATPEERWSWPPLFGLLEIQFGAAVGFLQTAVPYWLAREGMPLAEIGLLSGTAFSPHAWKLLWVPLIDLGPWRRIWYGVCTLLTALFLLACAFLEEPSQHLGLYTLLLTGMQATASTAHAALNGLMATTTRLEDKGRTGGWQMAGNVGATSMLGALCIWLASSFSRQVVGVVMAVLVLGSGVGIFFIVERAGARAEPGPLLRAAWGRVRGIVVDLARTAFSRDGLVMLVLCLMPVSCGALTNLFSAMAGDYQVPEHVVELVNGLGMGVTGALGSLVGGWLSDRMNRKLNYALMGGLTGLSAFAMAAAPMTPTTYIWGTLVYSFANGAGFAAFAGMVLEMVNEGAAVTTKYTLFVAASNFAISYVTALDGHASSFRGLGARASVAFDGLVTFAGILGVGLLFLLFLRRKPQSAAA; translated from the coding sequence GTGATCGAGTCCGAAGCGGTGGCGCCCGCCACCACCGAAGCCACCCCCGAAGAGCGTTGGTCCTGGCCTCCCCTGTTCGGTCTGTTGGAGATCCAGTTCGGCGCCGCCGTGGGCTTCCTGCAGACGGCGGTTCCCTACTGGCTGGCCCGCGAGGGCATGCCGCTCGCGGAGATCGGCCTGTTGTCCGGCACCGCCTTCTCCCCGCACGCGTGGAAGCTCCTGTGGGTGCCGCTCATCGATCTGGGGCCGTGGCGGCGCATCTGGTACGGCGTCTGCACGCTGCTCACGGCGCTGTTCCTGCTGGCCTGTGCCTTCCTGGAGGAGCCCTCCCAGCACCTCGGGCTCTACACGCTGCTGCTCACGGGCATGCAGGCCACGGCGTCCACGGCGCACGCGGCGCTCAACGGGCTCATGGCCACCACCACGCGGCTCGAGGACAAGGGCCGCACGGGCGGCTGGCAGATGGCGGGGAACGTGGGGGCCACGAGCATGCTCGGAGCGCTGTGCATCTGGCTGGCGAGCTCCTTCTCCCGGCAGGTGGTGGGCGTGGTGATGGCCGTGCTGGTGCTGGGCAGCGGGGTGGGCATCTTCTTCATCGTCGAGCGCGCGGGCGCTCGGGCCGAGCCGGGGCCGCTGCTGCGCGCGGCCTGGGGGCGCGTGAGGGGCATCGTGGTGGACCTGGCGCGCACGGCCTTCAGCCGGGATGGGCTCGTGATGCTGGTGTTGTGCCTCATGCCGGTGAGCTGCGGCGCGCTCACCAACCTCTTCAGCGCCATGGCGGGCGACTACCAGGTGCCCGAGCACGTGGTGGAACTGGTCAACGGCCTGGGCATGGGTGTCACCGGGGCGCTCGGCTCGCTGGTGGGCGGGTGGCTGTCGGACCGGATGAATCGCAAGCTCAACTACGCGCTCATGGGCGGACTCACGGGGCTGAGTGCCTTCGCCATGGCGGCCGCGCCCATGACGCCCACCACCTATATCTGGGGCACGCTCGTCTACAGCTTCGCCAATGGCGCGGGCTTCGCGGCCTTCGCCGGCATGGTGCTCGAGATGGTCAACGAGGGGGCCGCCGTCACCACGAAGTACACGCTCTTCGTCGCGGCCTCCAACTTCGCCATCAGCTACGTCACCGCCCTGGATGGGCATGCCTCGAGCTTCCGCGGCCTGGGCGCTCGCGCGAGCGTGGCGTTCGACGGCCTCGTCACCTTCGCGGGCATCCTGGGCGTGGGGTTGCTCTTCCTGCTCTTCCTGCGCCGCAAGCCCCAGTCCGCGGCGGCCTGA
- a CDS encoding aldo/keto reductase — protein MRDSSKRFSPPGPLGFGGAPLGNMFNRVDEETAEGALLAAWDSGIRYFDTAPMYGCGLSEHRFGRVLRRFERDSYVLSTKVGRMLIPDPKAPENLGPFLGVLPFRVQYDYSAEGARRSIEDSLQRLGVGRIDVAYIHDVAEDHHGPGWKEVFTTAMKGAARELTRMREEGLIRAWGLGVNRVEACQKALEESDPDVFLLAGRYSLLDLTALDTLFPACAARGVKVVVGGPYNSGLLAGGSMFEYAEAPPEQVAARDRVAAVCQRHGVDIKAAALQFCAAHPVVASVIPGAKSGERVRQNVELMRQPIPGAFWRELKQEGLLPAHAPTPEN, from the coding sequence ATGCGTGACAGCTCGAAGCGTTTCTCACCCCCCGGCCCGCTCGGCTTCGGGGGAGCCCCCCTGGGCAACATGTTCAACCGTGTCGACGAGGAGACGGCCGAGGGCGCCCTGCTGGCCGCCTGGGACAGCGGCATCCGCTACTTCGACACCGCGCCCATGTACGGGTGTGGCCTGTCCGAGCACCGCTTCGGCCGAGTGCTGCGCCGCTTCGAGCGCGACTCGTACGTCCTGTCCACCAAGGTGGGCCGGATGCTCATCCCCGACCCGAAGGCGCCCGAGAACCTGGGGCCCTTCCTCGGGGTGCTGCCCTTCCGGGTGCAGTACGACTACTCGGCCGAGGGAGCACGCCGGTCCATCGAGGACAGCCTGCAGCGGCTCGGCGTGGGGCGCATCGACGTGGCGTACATCCACGACGTGGCCGAGGACCATCACGGCCCGGGTTGGAAGGAAGTGTTCACCACGGCGATGAAGGGAGCGGCACGGGAGCTGACCCGGATGCGCGAGGAGGGCCTCATCCGCGCCTGGGGACTGGGGGTGAATCGGGTGGAAGCCTGCCAGAAGGCGCTGGAGGAGTCGGATCCGGACGTGTTCCTGCTCGCGGGGCGCTACAGCCTGTTGGATCTCACCGCGCTGGACACGCTGTTTCCCGCCTGCGCCGCGCGCGGCGTGAAGGTGGTGGTGGGCGGCCCCTACAACTCGGGGCTGCTCGCGGGCGGCAGCATGTTCGAGTACGCGGAAGCACCCCCCGAGCAGGTGGCCGCGCGCGACCGGGTGGCGGCGGTGTGCCAGCGGCATGGCGTGGACATCAAGGCGGCGGCGCTCCAGTTCTGCGCCGCGCATCCGGTGGTGGCCTCGGTGATTCCCGGCGCCAAGAGCGGCGAGCGGGTGCGCCAGAACGTGGAGCTGATGCGCCAGCCCATCCCCGGCGCGTTCTGGCGGGAACTCAAGCAGGAGGGCCTCCTGCCCGCGCACGCGCCGACTCCGGAGAACTGA
- a CDS encoding Flp family type IVb pilin yields MNARLAPSPRSSAPWRRRGHNLTEFALITFLVALGTIGVVGLFGDNLRQLFGTNSEALAGASTAQNGGTAPSADLGKWSIKGSGGTGGDTGNPGGTSNSQGTGTDN; encoded by the coding sequence ATGAATGCCCGCCTCGCTCCGTCCCCCCGAAGCTCCGCGCCGTGGCGCCGGAGGGGTCATAACCTCACCGAGTTCGCCCTCATCACGTTCCTCGTGGCCTTGGGGACGATCGGGGTGGTGGGGCTGTTCGGCGACAACCTGCGCCAGCTCTTCGGGACGAACTCGGAAGCCCTCGCGGGTGCCTCGACCGCTCAGAACGGGGGGACCGCGCCCTCCGCGGACCTGGGCAAGTGGAGCATCAAGGGCTCGGGCGGCACGGGTGGCGACACGGGCAACCCGGGCGGGACCTCGAACTCCCAGGGCACGGGCACAGACAACTAG
- a CDS encoding protein kinase domain-containing protein, with the protein MASPPPPFSPPLSPACLKPHEVSLFLQGHLPPERRQRVEAHLGGCARCREELDQTLPDTPHGSLPSAPAPALDETRAEAPPRKPHAPAARRDFEPGSRVGRYVIERVLGTGGMGAVYLAHDPELHRRVAIKRLHSWMSERPEHEEHKTRFLREAQAMASVSHPNVVTIHDLLHVEGSLFVAMEYVEGTTLREWARTPRSTRQLLEIFRQAGAGLAAAHAAGLIHRDIKPSNILIGVDGSVRVSDFGLARSREGLPEAPRPEGVPGQARWLGQELTLAGLVVGTPGYMAPEQMTLLAPVDERSDQFSFCVALYETLHGCRPFAGGNDAELERNIRARHFQPSRTRARVPPWLNDVVLRGLSYEPKERFPNMEALLQALARDPAREQESARSRVRRRVRRGVLLGALATGLVMALAPTQAWRGFEERAQGLLLTARPRPWNPQVVLLAIDQPTIDSVGWPQPRHVQARMVEALGRAGVKALGIDSFLYLPARDGPGADAALGEAIARYGRVVLAAPCTFEANDKTKALARRLESSSLAPGPSPRFGCQGVLAPQEPLLRGSVVAQVEVARSASGNVRGAYMLSNLAGRALPTLALGMYMRGLGLPISGIIQEPDGVRLGALHVPTDDSSAVLASFRRPGATDVLSYGALYEELAQAREPVFPPALAEHLRDKYVLVGQTAESVRDLGPFANGQTLPLVLLHASLLSDLLEDRPVRELPLGLQLALIALCGALLTGAVLVLRPSLTFASVLVVLLGVVGGALLLAERGVVLGPLGPMVASVLAFGLVLAGRISADEQERSRMRHTFEGYVDDAELERLVSASEAALSLEGSRQRVSVLCAWVRGATGALERLPPEEVVGELREALDGVVREVLARKGRVDSLRGEGVLAVFGDPQRMADHARRAVEAALAVQARLEARATSRVALEVRVGVATGEALVGNVGPRGGRWEYTVLGSPLEQARQLARRASPGGVLVSADTREACGGRFDFTPVRDTETGQLAFVVRDNDGSQAA; encoded by the coding sequence CCCACCTGGGCGGGTGCGCGCGGTGCCGGGAAGAACTCGACCAGACCCTTCCGGACACCCCCCACGGCTCGCTCCCCTCCGCCCCGGCTCCCGCCCTGGACGAGACGCGCGCGGAGGCGCCGCCACGCAAACCCCACGCCCCCGCCGCCCGCAGGGACTTCGAGCCCGGCAGCCGCGTCGGCCGCTACGTCATCGAGCGCGTGCTGGGCACCGGCGGCATGGGCGCCGTCTACCTGGCGCATGACCCCGAGCTGCACCGCCGGGTGGCCATCAAGCGGCTGCACTCCTGGATGTCCGAGCGCCCGGAACACGAGGAGCACAAGACCCGCTTCCTGCGCGAGGCGCAGGCCATGGCGAGCGTCTCGCATCCCAACGTGGTCACCATCCACGACCTGCTCCACGTCGAGGGCAGTCTCTTCGTGGCCATGGAATACGTGGAGGGCACCACGCTGCGCGAGTGGGCCCGGACGCCCCGCTCCACGCGTCAGCTCCTGGAGATCTTCCGCCAGGCGGGAGCGGGGCTGGCCGCCGCGCACGCCGCGGGCCTCATCCACCGCGACATCAAGCCGAGCAACATCCTCATCGGCGTGGACGGCTCGGTACGGGTGTCGGACTTCGGGCTGGCCCGCTCCCGGGAGGGCCTCCCGGAGGCCCCAAGGCCCGAGGGCGTACCCGGACAGGCGCGATGGCTCGGCCAGGAGTTGACCCTGGCGGGGTTGGTGGTGGGCACGCCCGGGTACATGGCTCCCGAGCAGATGACGCTCCTGGCTCCCGTCGACGAGCGCAGCGACCAGTTCAGCTTCTGCGTGGCGCTGTACGAGACGCTCCACGGCTGCCGGCCCTTCGCGGGTGGCAATGACGCGGAGTTGGAGCGCAACATCCGGGCCCGGCACTTCCAGCCCTCGCGCACCCGCGCCCGCGTGCCGCCGTGGTTGAACGACGTGGTGCTGCGCGGGCTGAGCTACGAGCCCAAGGAGCGCTTCCCCAACATGGAGGCGCTGCTCCAGGCACTCGCGAGAGACCCCGCGCGCGAGCAGGAGAGCGCCCGGAGCCGGGTGCGGCGGCGGGTGCGGCGCGGCGTGCTGCTGGGCGCGTTGGCCACCGGGCTCGTGATGGCCCTGGCGCCCACGCAGGCCTGGCGCGGCTTCGAGGAGCGCGCACAGGGCCTGCTGCTGACGGCCCGTCCCCGGCCGTGGAACCCTCAGGTGGTGCTGCTCGCCATCGATCAGCCCACCATCGACTCGGTGGGCTGGCCCCAGCCGCGCCACGTCCAGGCGAGGATGGTGGAGGCGCTCGGGCGGGCCGGGGTGAAGGCGCTCGGCATCGACTCCTTCCTCTACCTGCCAGCGCGAGACGGCCCCGGCGCGGACGCGGCCCTGGGCGAGGCCATCGCCCGGTACGGCCGGGTGGTGCTGGCCGCGCCCTGTACCTTCGAGGCCAACGACAAGACCAAGGCGCTGGCCCGGCGGCTCGAGTCCTCCTCCCTCGCCCCGGGCCCCTCTCCCCGCTTCGGGTGCCAGGGAGTGCTCGCGCCCCAGGAGCCCCTGCTGCGCGGCTCGGTGGTGGCGCAGGTGGAGGTGGCGCGCTCGGCCTCCGGCAACGTCCGCGGCGCGTACATGCTGTCGAACCTGGCGGGACGGGCCCTGCCCACGCTCGCGCTGGGCATGTACATGCGGGGCCTGGGGCTGCCCATCTCCGGCATCATCCAGGAGCCGGACGGCGTGCGGCTGGGGGCCCTGCACGTGCCCACCGACGACAGCAGCGCCGTGCTGGCCAGCTTCCGGAGGCCCGGGGCCACGGACGTGCTCTCCTACGGCGCGCTCTACGAGGAGCTCGCCCAGGCACGCGAGCCCGTCTTCCCCCCCGCGCTGGCCGAGCATCTCAGGGACAAGTACGTGCTGGTGGGGCAGACGGCGGAGAGCGTGCGCGACCTGGGCCCCTTCGCCAATGGCCAGACGTTGCCGCTGGTGCTGCTGCACGCCTCGCTCCTGAGTGATCTGCTGGAGGATCGGCCCGTGCGCGAGCTGCCCCTGGGACTGCAACTCGCGCTCATCGCCCTGTGTGGCGCGCTGCTGACGGGGGCGGTGCTGGTGCTGCGCCCCTCGCTGACGTTCGCCTCGGTGCTGGTGGTGCTGCTCGGGGTGGTGGGCGGGGCGCTGTTGCTGGCCGAGCGTGGGGTGGTGCTCGGGCCCCTGGGGCCCATGGTGGCCTCGGTGCTGGCCTTCGGCCTGGTGCTCGCGGGGCGCATCTCCGCCGACGAGCAGGAGCGCTCGCGGATGCGTCACACCTTCGAGGGTTACGTGGATGACGCCGAGCTGGAGCGGCTGGTGTCCGCCTCGGAGGCGGCGCTGAGCCTGGAGGGCTCACGCCAGCGTGTGTCGGTGCTGTGCGCCTGGGTGCGGGGCGCCACGGGCGCCCTGGAGCGCCTGCCTCCCGAGGAGGTGGTGGGCGAGCTGCGCGAGGCCCTCGACGGGGTGGTGCGCGAGGTGCTCGCGCGCAAGGGGCGCGTGGACTCGCTGCGTGGCGAGGGGGTGCTCGCGGTGTTCGGGGATCCGCAGCGGATGGCGGACCATGCGCGGCGCGCGGTGGAGGCGGCGCTGGCGGTGCAGGCCCGGCTGGAGGCGCGGGCCACGTCCCGGGTGGCCCTGGAGGTGCGCGTGGGCGTGGCCACCGGCGAGGCGCTGGTGGGCAACGTGGGCCCTCGGGGGGGCCGGTGGGAGTACACGGTGCTCGGTTCGCCGCTGGAGCAGGCGCGGCAACTGGCGCGGCGCGCCTCTCCGGGCGGCGTGCTCGTCTCGGCGGACACCCGGGAGGCGTGCGGAGGGCGGTTCGACTTCACCCCCGTGCGCGACACCGAGACGGGGCAGCTCGCCTTCGTGGTGCGCGACAACGACGGCAGTCAGGCCGCGTGA